The Cynocephalus volans isolate mCynVol1 chromosome 1, mCynVol1.pri, whole genome shotgun sequence region caAACCACACAGGCccttgtgtttgtgtgtataagCCTTCATTGTGCAAGCATAAGCCCCAATGCCAGGTCTGCGCTGGCCATGGAGGAAGTGTCCTCCCTGGACGAGGTGAGGATGAGCCACCCGACCCCACTGCCCCCTGGTCCCTGGCCATGCCCAGAGGCTGGATGCAGGCCCTGCAGCAGGGGAGAGGGAACTGCAGTGGGCTAGGGTCGGGCAGCCAAGGCAGGACTTTAGGAAGGCCTAGTGAGTGACAGGGGGAGTGGGGtcctggctgctccagccagtTTGTGGTGGGAGAGCAGGACTTGCCGGCCCAGTTTGGGCACAGCGATCTTGGCTGAGTGAGTGGCTAAGGATTGAAGAGTGGCTCCCATAGGCCTCTGACTGTGTGGCCCTGGCCATGGGCATCTCAGGTGCCACATGCATACAGTGGGACCACtgtggggtggaggctcccacgGGAGAGTGTGCCATCAGGCTCCTCTGGGGAGGGACAGGTCAGGACAGGACAGGTTGGGACTGTTGTCTACACAGGGGCGGGGGACCCCAGGACCTGATTTGCTCCTGTCCCTGGAGGACTGTGGGCTGAAGCTGTGGGCACAGGTGGACGTGGCTGTCAGGCCCCTGCCTCTGTCCCCTGCCCCTgcatagaaggaagaaaaagagaggctCTGGGACAAAGGAGAGCAGGGACACAGAAAGAGGAAATGATGAGCAGAGCAGAGGGGAGGGATCTGCGGAGGAAAAGAGGACACGAGGCCTCAGAGAGCAGAAGCAGAGTGGGAGGTGACAGAGAGGGAAGCCAGCAGAGGGGCAAAGGCGAGGccctgggagagggaggagggagagctgTGCAGGCGGATGGCTGTCAGGCAGAGTTGAGGTCCATAGCCTTGGGCTGGGCCTTGCGGGAGGTCAGCTCTGACAGCTTCTTCAGCCGCTTCTTCAGCTCCAGCGGGAACCTCTCGTAGCACTTCTTACACACGGGCTTCATGTCGAACTCCACAAACTTGTTCCTAAGCACAGGCCCAGCCATCAGGAGAGTGCCCCTGCCGGCTCTGGCCCCGACAGGTGACGGGGAGTCAGAGAGCCGGCTTCCCTCAGCCCCCCGCCCACAGCCCCGCCTGGCCTGCTCCCAGCCCGAGGCCGGGCCCGGCGGGCTTCTGGCATGGTGGATGAGAGATGGGCCTCGAGGCCTCCCTTCCCTCCTAAAGGCTTCTCTTGGGGTTCTGGCACCCCAAGAGAGGCTCTCTGCTGCCCTCAGACCCGGGCCCCGTCTCTCCCCCACAGCTCCAGCCATCCCACGCCCCTACGGCTTCCTGGACGAGCCCGAGTCTGTCTGCCTCCTTCGCATATGCTGTCCCGTGGGCTCCGATGCCCTTCCGTCCCCTCTAGGGTGTGTGACTCCTCCTCTCACCATGCCCTGGGGTTCCTAGATGTGCCCCCATCTCCCTTGGCTGCCCCTTGCCCCCACTGCATCCCCAGGGCCTGACTGTGGTGGGCATGTGGGGAGGACCGATGGCAGGAATGACGCCCACGCACCCGCGGGCCTCACACATGCCCCGTGGCAGGGGTGACTTACTTCAGGGTGAGCTTGCTGTTGCAGGTGGAGCAGGAGAAGCAGCTCACACACCAGGCCTTGTTGAGGGCCGACACCACTGTGAGGGCAGAGCGGGAGCTCAGCAGGCCCcacccaggccccacccaggCCCCGCGGGGCAAAGCCAAGAACCCTGGGGAGGGAgagcgggtgggggtgggggcctcaCCGTCACCCTCTATGACGCGGCTGCAGGTGTAGCAGACGTCCCCAAAGAGCTGTGGACCAAGCAGGCTGTCAGTCACGCCCCGGCCTGGGGCCAGAGCGCAGCCCGGCCCAGCCCTTCCCCACGTTGCCACTCCCAGGCATCTTTCTGCCCTTCCTGCCAGGCACAGCCAGAGGCGTCAGGTGAGGGCACCTCTGCCCACTAGAATCACCCCAGGAAGGGAAATAGGCTGAGGCACTTCTCCCCAAAAGGCCTCTTTGCTCCTGCTGGTGTCCCACCCCATCatcctctgtcttctttctgttCCAGAGCGGCAGGTGGGAGAAGGGTGCTGGCAATGTCACCCGCCGCACCCAGGACCTCACATCGTCatttcattcagtcctcacaacagGCTTGGGCCACCACGGcacattttccaaatgaggaCACAGACCTGGCGTGCAGGCTGGCCATAGCACTGCGGCAGGGCTCCAGGAGGGCTGCCCGCACTCAGCCTCTCCTGCTCACCAGCAGCTACCAGGTCCCCCTGCCGCCCTTCCTGACCTGTGTCCTTTCAGGCTCTGCCCTCGCCTCACCTGGTTGTAGTGGGTCTCACAGTAGGCCAGGCCCTTCTTCTCATAGTGCCGGTGCCCCAGGAATGGCTTCTCACACTTGGCACAGACAAAATgctgggaggagagagggcaggCCAGGGCAGCTTCAGGGCTGGAGCGATAACCCCAGGAGACATCAGTCACCCCAGAAGACAGGAAACAGAGGCCAGGCAAGGCAGAGGCCTTGCAGGGCTCACAGCTGGGCAGAGGGGCTGACACCTCCATGAAGGGGACTCTGCTCCTCCTCTAACACACGCACAGTGACATCTTAATGCCATCATCCTCTCCTGGCCTGGTCTCCCACTCAGCAACCTTAACCTGAGGGGTCAGGTGCCAGCCAGGTGCTGCAGAGGGTCCTCACAGGTGGAAGGGACCTGCTTAGCAGGGTGCCTCCTGTGGCCTCCCCTCGAGCTTGAGGTCACTGGGAAGCACCTTCCTGTTGCAAGAGGACGcagcatgtgaggacacaccCTCCCCAGGGGCTGGGAGCCTGGGCCTGCACCAGGGCAGGATGGCTGTGGCCTCTTGCCGATCTTCTCAAACAGGTCACCCAGGCACAGCTTCAGGACACAGGGCTGGCCAGGTCGTCGGAGGACACAAACCTCCTTTCCAAATGTGTCTCTAAGAACATTAGAGCCCTCAGTCCAGGGGTGAGGGGTGCCCAGGTACACACACCTGAGCAGCTCACCAACTCTGTGTCCACACGGGCTGTACACACAGCCGGTTCTGTCAACCACAGTCCCAAGGGGAACCCAGGGCAGACTGTCCCCAAGATTTTCTCCTGACTTTGGAATCCTCTAGAATGCCAGGAGGGGATTGACCATGAAAGTGACCATGGCTTTCAGGCTCAGGTCTCCTGGCTGCATGGACGGGCTGGGGTCCTGGCTGAGTACAAGGAGGGACAGCACCCAAGAGGAAGGTCCTCGCCAGGAGCCAGCAGCAGCCTGGGCTGGAGTGGGGAGGGGCTGCTTGGCCAGCCTCTGACCGTGGCCAAGAGCCAGGGCATCTGCACCTGAGGCCACGCGCCTGCCAGCCTGGCTCACCTCCACATGCCACTGCTTGCCCAGCGCATTGACCACGCGGCCCTCGATGGGTCGGCGGCAGGCCCCGCAGATGGGGACGCCCATCTTGTCGTGGCAGGGCAAGCAGTAGAGCTCACCCTTCAGTTCACGAGCCTCGGCAGTCAGCTCCTTCCTGGAAGACAGTGCAGAGCCCCCAGGTTAGTCCCAGCCCTTCTGCAGAGCGCCAAGGCGGAtggctctctctgatctctgGTCTCTTCGGAGACTTCCTGTGTGTGCCCCAGACGGGCCCTGGAGCACAGAATTCCTGCACAGGCCCAGCAGAAGGGCAGCCTGTGTTCTGCACCGCCTGGCCCTCTGAGAAGCAGGCCTGTTCTCAGGCCCCCCTCCTCCTCCAAACCAGACTGGGTGTCTGGGCCAGAACAGAGGGGGCCTCTGGGGGTGACTCCACAGcgtctctcctttcctcctctgtctccaACACCAGCACCAACCCCACTCTGGGAGCCACCACATCTCACCCTCACTCTCTACGCCTTTGGTCCCTTTCTCCCTGCTCTGTCTCAACcatcaccccccacccctgacCCCAAGCCTTAAATGCCCTGAACAGAACCCCGGAGAGCGGAGCTTCCTGCTGAAGCCAGTCTTGGCCCCATTCCACCTCCAACCTGCAGCCCTGCAGCCCTCTCTCCACCCCTCTGCCCACCTGGCTCACCTCTCCTGCCTCATCACTGCCTGGGGTGGGGGACTCGTTGCCCATCTGTGACAGCCCTGGCTCCTTGCCTGCCCCCATCACAGGGACCAGGCCATGACCTACCCACAATGGGTGCAGCTGAAGTGGTCCGGGTGGTAGGCGTCATTCCTGAACATGAGGGGCTGCTCATCAATGACCAGGTGGCACCGCTGACAGATGTATTTGCCCAGGCCCTTGGCCTTCTCACGGTTGTGGCAAGGCCGGCAGAGGTGCCTGTGCGAAGCAACAGAGGTGTCAGGGGCAGACgccccctcctgctcctcctccctaGACAGCCCAGGCCACCTCCAGAAGAGAGCTCTGGAccccttcctgctcctcctccctaGACAGCCCAGGCCACCTCCAGAAGAGAGCTCTGGACCCCCACCTGCGGCTTTGAGAGTGCCTGGGTGCTACAAAGGGGTCTGCCCAGGGGCACAGAGCAGCAAACTGCCCAGTCATGTGGCCTAGAAGGCCACAGTCCTGCCCTCTAAAAGGAACCGGTGCTCAGGAAAAAGACTAGACGAAATACAGTTGAATGTTCGCGTTTGCTGCCTTTGGgaggtattttccttctttccactTTTTCTGAGCCTGGAACATTGTGTGGAATAGAGCAGACATTTAATTAATAgtgaaaaattagttttatttttaaaatgttttttaacacACACAAGTTATAGTGAATGTTAGCCTTAAAAACCCACTGTGCCCAACAGAGTGGCCAGTGACTGCAGGACAGGCAGGCCTGCTCATCCCGTTCCTTTGGGGTCCACCAGATGAAGAGGAGCCCAAACATGTACAGGCACTTTCTGTCTCCAAAAACAGGCATGGCTCTGTCAGACAGAGGTCCTCACACCCAGGCACTGTCATTACAGAGTCTTTTTTATAAAGACCTTAAAGTAATTTCTGATGCTACTCCCTGTGTTGGGCAACAGCTGTGGCCTCAACAGAGCGAGAAATCAACATGGTTTCTGTTCTTCAGGCCTCAAAGGTGGCAAGAATTTAGATCCAGGATCCAAAGACGCACAAAGGCCCCCATCTATCATCCATCgctcccccttccccacctgccAGCCCGATCCAAAAGTGCTCTGGATGCA contains the following coding sequences:
- the LIMS2 gene encoding LIM and senescent cell antigen-like-containing domain protein 2 isoform X2 encodes the protein MSDALANAVCQRCQARFALTERIVNSNGELYHEHCFVCAQCFRPFPEGLFYEFEGRKYCEHDFQMLFAPCCASCGEFIIGRVIKAMNNNWHPGCFRCELCDVELADLGFVKNAGRHLCRPCHNREKAKGLGKYICQRCHLVIDEQPLMFRNDAYHPDHFSCTHCGKELTAEARELKGELYCLPCHDKMGVPICGACRRPIEGRVVNALGKQWHVEHFVCAKCEKPFLGHRHYEKKGLAYCETHYNQLFGDVCYTCSRVIEGDVVSALNKAWCVSCFSCSTCNSKLTLKNKFVEFDMKPVCKKCYERFPLELKKRLKKLSELTSRKAQPKAMDLNSA
- the LIMS2 gene encoding LIM and senescent cell antigen-like-containing domain protein 2 isoform X1 — encoded protein: MTGSNMSDALANAVCQRCQARFALTERIVNSNGELYHEHCFVCAQCFRPFPEGLFYEFEGRKYCEHDFQMLFAPCCASCGEFIIGRVIKAMNNNWHPGCFRCELCDVELADLGFVKNAGRHLCRPCHNREKAKGLGKYICQRCHLVIDEQPLMFRNDAYHPDHFSCTHCGKELTAEARELKGELYCLPCHDKMGVPICGACRRPIEGRVVNALGKQWHVEHFVCAKCEKPFLGHRHYEKKGLAYCETHYNQLFGDVCYTCSRVIEGDVVSALNKAWCVSCFSCSTCNSKLTLKNKFVEFDMKPVCKKCYERFPLELKKRLKKLSELTSRKAQPKAMDLNSA